The following coding sequences lie in one Lelliottia jeotgali genomic window:
- a CDS encoding Arginyl-tRNA synthetase, giving the protein MNIQALLSEKVSQALIAAGAPADCEPQVRQSAKVQFGDYQANGVMAVAKKLGMPPRQLAELVLTHLDLNGIAHKVEIAGPGFINIFLDPAFLAGHIDAALKSERLGVALPEAQTVVIDYSAPNVAKEMHVGHLRSTIIGDAAVRTLEFLGHKVIRANHVGDWGTQFGMLIAYLEKQQQENAGEMALADLEGFYREAKKHYDEDEVFAERARSYVVKLQGGDAYFREMWRKLVDITMSQNQITYDRLNVTLTRDDVMGESLYNPMLPGIVADLKAKKLAVESEGATVVFLDEYKNKDGEPMGVIIQKKDGGYLYTTTDIACAKYRYETLHADRVLYYIDSRQHQHLMQAWTIVRKAGYVPDSVPLEHHMFGMMLGKDGKPFKTRAGGTVKLSDLLDEALERARRLVAEKNPDMSADELEKLATAVGIGAVKYADLSKNRTTDYIFDWDNMLAFEGNTAPYMQYAYTRVLSVFRKADIDESALANATVVINEDREAQLAARLLQFEETLAVVAREGTPHVMCSYLYDLAGLFSGFYEHCPILSAESEEIRNSRLKLAQLTAKTLKLGLDTLGIETVERM; this is encoded by the coding sequence CAGTTTGGCGACTATCAGGCCAATGGCGTGATGGCAGTTGCTAAAAAACTGGGCATGCCGCCACGACAACTCGCTGAGCTGGTGCTGACGCATCTGGATCTCAACGGCATTGCTCATAAAGTTGAGATTGCAGGTCCTGGCTTTATCAATATTTTCCTCGACCCGGCATTCCTCGCTGGCCACATTGACGCTGCGCTGAAATCTGAGCGTCTGGGCGTAGCCCTGCCAGAAGCGCAAACTGTCGTTATCGATTACTCTGCTCCCAACGTGGCGAAAGAGATGCACGTCGGCCACCTGCGCTCCACCATCATCGGTGATGCGGCGGTGCGCACCCTGGAATTCCTCGGTCATAAAGTGATTCGCGCGAACCACGTGGGCGACTGGGGTACTCAATTCGGGATGCTAATTGCGTACCTTGAGAAGCAGCAGCAGGAAAACGCGGGCGAAATGGCGCTGGCGGACCTTGAAGGTTTCTACCGCGAAGCCAAAAAACATTACGACGAAGATGAAGTCTTCGCCGAGCGCGCGCGCAGCTACGTCGTCAAACTGCAGGGCGGCGATGCCTACTTCCGCGAAATGTGGCGCAAGCTGGTTGACATCACCATGTCCCAGAACCAAATCACCTATGACCGTCTGAATGTCACCCTGACCCGCGACGACGTTATGGGCGAAAGCCTCTATAACCCAATGCTGCCGGGCATTGTGGCCGATCTGAAAGCCAAAAAACTGGCGGTTGAGAGTGAAGGCGCAACGGTTGTTTTCCTTGATGAGTACAAAAACAAGGACGGCGAACCGATGGGCGTGATCATCCAGAAAAAGGATGGCGGCTATTTGTATACCACCACCGATATCGCCTGTGCGAAATACCGTTACGAAACGCTGCATGCGGATCGCGTGCTGTACTACATCGATTCCCGTCAGCATCAGCACCTGATGCAGGCGTGGACTATCGTGCGTAAAGCCGGTTACGTGCCAGATTCCGTTCCGCTGGAACACCACATGTTCGGCATGATGCTGGGTAAAGACGGTAAGCCGTTCAAAACCCGCGCCGGTGGTACCGTGAAGCTGTCCGATCTGTTGGACGAAGCGCTGGAACGCGCGCGTCGTCTGGTGGCTGAGAAGAACCCGGATATGTCTGCGGATGAGCTGGAAAAACTGGCGACCGCTGTGGGTATCGGTGCGGTGAAATACGCGGATCTGTCAAAAAACCGTACCACCGATTACATCTTCGACTGGGATAACATGCTGGCCTTCGAAGGCAACACGGCGCCGTACATGCAGTACGCCTACACCCGCGTGCTGTCCGTGTTCCGTAAAGCCGACATCGACGAAAGTGCGCTGGCGAATGCCACCGTGGTGATCAACGAAGATCGCGAAGCACAGCTTGCTGCCCGTCTGCTGCAGTTCGAAGAGACGCTGGCTGTCGTTGCCCGTGAAGGGACGCCGCACGTGATGTGTTCTTACCTGTACGATCTGGCGGGTCTGTTCTCTGGCTTCTACGAGCACTGCCCAATCCTGTCTGCTGAAAGCGAAGAAATCCGCAACAGCCGCCTGAAACTGGCGCAGCTGACCGCGAAGACGCTGAAGCTGGGGCTGGATACGCTCGGTATCGAAACCGTAGAGCGTATGTAA
- a CDS encoding Rhamnogalacturonides degradation protein RhiN, giving the protein MKVWPVKHSPLLRQPEHFIARDELKSLIEKVTHNLVNIHDKTGEFLLRLDDGRVIDTKGWAGWEWTHGVGLYGIWQYYCQTGNGQMRDIIDGWFADRFAEGATTKNVNTMAPFLTLAYRYEETKNATYLPWLESWAEWAMNDMPRTDHGGMQHITLAEENHQQMWDDTLMMTVLPLAKIGKLLNRPEYVEEATYQFLLHVQNLMDRETGLWFHGWNYDGQHNFAKARWARGNSWLTMVIPDFLELVDLPENNAVRRYLVQVLNAQIAALATCQDESGLWHTLLDDPNSYLEASATAGFAYGILKAVRKRYVGAEYADVAEKAIRGIVNNISPEGELLQTSFGTGMGSNLEFYRQIPLTSMPYGQAMAILCLTEYLRKYF; this is encoded by the coding sequence ATGAAGGTTTGGCCCGTCAAACATAGCCCGTTACTGCGTCAGCCTGAGCATTTTATTGCCAGGGATGAATTGAAATCGCTGATTGAAAAGGTGACGCACAACCTGGTGAACATTCACGATAAAACCGGCGAATTTTTGCTGCGCCTCGACGACGGGCGCGTGATCGACACCAAAGGCTGGGCGGGATGGGAATGGACGCACGGCGTCGGGCTATACGGTATCTGGCAGTATTACTGCCAGACCGGCAATGGCCAGATGCGCGACATCATCGACGGCTGGTTTGCCGATCGCTTTGCCGAAGGCGCGACCACCAAAAACGTCAATACGATGGCCCCGTTCCTGACCCTGGCGTATCGCTATGAGGAGACGAAAAACGCCACGTATCTGCCGTGGCTGGAGAGCTGGGCAGAATGGGCGATGAACGACATGCCACGCACGGATCACGGCGGGATGCAGCACATTACGCTTGCCGAAGAGAACCATCAGCAGATGTGGGATGACACGCTGATGATGACCGTTCTGCCGCTGGCAAAAATCGGCAAATTACTTAACCGCCCGGAGTACGTTGAAGAAGCGACTTACCAGTTCCTGCTGCACGTGCAAAACCTGATGGACCGGGAGACGGGCCTGTGGTTCCACGGCTGGAATTATGACGGGCAACATAACTTCGCGAAGGCCCGCTGGGCGCGCGGCAACAGCTGGCTGACGATGGTTATCCCGGACTTCCTTGAGCTGGTGGATCTGCCGGAAAACAACGCGGTGCGTCGTTATCTGGTGCAGGTGCTCAACGCACAAATCGCGGCGCTGGCGACGTGTCAGGACGAAAGCGGTTTGTGGCACACGCTGCTGGACGACCCGAACTCGTATCTGGAAGCATCCGCCACGGCTGGGTTTGCCTACGGGATTTTAAAAGCAGTGCGCAAGCGCTACGTTGGCGCGGAATACGCCGACGTGGCAGAAAAAGCCATTCGTGGAATTGTGAATAATATCTCGCCGGAAGGGGAGTTGTTGCAAACGTCGTTTGGTACGGGGATGGGCAGTAATCTGGAGTTTTATCGCCAGATACCGCTGACCTCCATGCCGTATGGCCAGGCAATGGCGATTCTGTGTCTGACGGAGTATTTACGCAAGTATTTCTAG